A segment of the Candidatus Poribacteria bacterium genome:
ATACCCAAAAGACTCATGGCTTCCTTCCTTTTCTCCTTGATACGGGATGCGATTATCATACAATAGATTACACATTAAATCAAGAATTTGTTTTCGGTTGGTCAGGGACATTCAGTTCTCCGGTAGGAGGGATCTCCGAATCCCGACCTATTTCGTAGAAGCGACAGAAAGAGGAAATAACGGAGGCGCAGGAAACTAACCGTCTCATAGGACGCGATGGCACAGGTTAACAACCTATGCCACAAAAGGTAACCTCCAATCGGAAACCTTTGATTCGTTTAAAATTGTCCCAACTTTTGTGTTATTGGGCGATAGGTTTAGGTTGGATTCACGTTCAAATGTTACGATAGTGTAACATTTGGTAGGTAACGGTTATTTGCCTAAAACCCAGTAGCCATAGGGGTTTATAGACCTTTTTCTTGTTTTTTTCGTTTTGCAGAAAAATAATTTGGCGGGAAGTGTAACATTTTTCTGAATGTTCTTGCTGAGGTGATGTTATGTTGGTAGCGTCTGAATCGCGGATTGACGCGGATTTCACAGATTTCGCGGATTTTTGGGGACCTCTGTGTATCCAGTGTCCTTTGTTGGGCATTGAGTTCCCTATCCATTGCTCACGGGGCATTTCGTTTCAAAATACCGTGGAAAATCTCTAAATTGACACCTATGATCTGGCTTCCATTCAAACCAACCTATACACTTAATTGATACCTATAAATTCCACTGCGTTGCCCAATCTACAATCTTAATTTGTATTTACATTATATATGGTAATATATCCAGTTTAAAAAGGCAAATTTATTTTTAACAGGACTTACGCAACTTTGACCGTAGCGCGCTGTTAGATGGAGATTCCCTCAAAAATAGACGTTCTGGTGGTACAGACTAACGGTTTCCTATTTTTCTAAAAGCAGGGCGTTTTGAATTCGCACACCCTGCAAAGCGAGGTATTTTTCTTTATCTGGTTGCTTTTCAGTTCGTATACGTTGGTATCCTTATCAGATCACTGCTTATTACAGGGCGGTTGATACGCATTAATTAGATCGCGCTCTTTTGCTTTACGCTGAGTTTCGTTATTCTCCCGATGGGTGCAAATTACATTACCACCGAGCGGATCTGCACACTCCCATTTTTCGTGATGTGCCAGTCGCCGCTCTTCAAAGGAATGCGTTTGACCGATATATAAGAGGGTATGATTTCTTTGAGAATCACGTTTTGAAAAAACATAGACTCCGCCGACATCTTTAAACGTTGTCTCGCGGGGATAAACCCCAAATTTATATTCTCTACCAGATTGTCCGGTAAAAGTCACGTCTGCTATTTTTGCCATTTTAAATCTCCTTTTTATATCTGGTTTCTCAACTCTTGAGAGACACCAGATTCGGATTGCTATATAGTTTTTCGATTGCGATGCACAATCGACTTGTAAGCACGCGATAGCCTCACGCAACTGTTCAACGATACCCCTTTCACCTCACTGGGACTTCAGGATATGGGAACACTCAATTGTGCAATCCGCTTGCTGGAAACGCCACAAACACGCAATTCAATGATGTGAAAGTCACCACTTGATTATAAAGACTGCAGTTTTGAGGCGATTTCGTGCATAAAATGAAAAAATCAGGAAAAATTTTTCTCTCAGTGAAGAGAAACCCCTATCTACGAGATACGGCATCCTTTTCTTTTTCAACATTGGCTACTTCACGGACG
Coding sequences within it:
- a CDS encoding GIY-YIG nuclease family protein, with the protein product MAKIADVTFTGQSGREYKFGVYPRETTFKDVGGVYVFSKRDSQRNHTLLYIGQTHSFEERRLAHHEKWECADPLGGNVICTHRENNETQRKAKERDLINAYQPPCNKQ